Proteins from a single region of Bactrocera neohumeralis isolate Rockhampton unplaced genomic scaffold, APGP_CSIRO_Bneo_wtdbg2-racon-allhic-juicebox.fasta_v2 cluster10, whole genome shotgun sequence:
- the LOC126764907 gene encoding uncharacterized protein LOC126764907 isoform X1: MPDTPPKKIKRVAFDKQNNNCSCTLVIDQLEKKIDDMKDAMQQEIKVVRGQLQIAIEALADQKVVLNQLLQQRAEELPIQSKFPIKNEEQLISLNDQLNSENKNTYVKAMRSLLQPTGVLKNLRNISSDEIAMAFNVDGVQGKKSLKSFQNFYNALLDSIPLNDGNGTADEKLRKAIQLQKKRIFKSACMSKDKTQHQQTQ; encoded by the exons ATGCCTGATACtcctccaaaaaaaattaaacgcgTTGCCTTTGACAAACAAA ACAACAATTGCAGTTGCACTCTCGTTATCGATCAGCTCGAGAAAAAGATCGACGATATGAAgg ATGCCATGCAACAGGAAATTAAGGTGGTTCGTG gtCAACTGCAAATAGCAATTGAAGCACTGGCCGATCAAAAAGTTGTCCTAAATCAACTTTTGCAACAGCGTGCAGAGGAGCTGCCTATCCAGTCCAAATTCCCCATAAAGAACGAAGAGCAGCTAATCAGTTTAAATGACCAGCTCAacagcgaaaacaaaaacacttat gTTAAAGCTATGAGATCGCTGCTGCAACCTACCGGCGTTTTGAAGAATTTACGAAATATTTCGAGCGATGAAATAGCAATGGCATTCAATGTCGATGGAGTGCAGGGCAAAAAGTCCTTAAAATcctttcaaaacttttataacGCACTACTGG actCCATTCCGTTAAATGATGGGAATGGTACTGCAGACGAAAAACTGCGTAAAGCAATACAGTTGcaaaaaaaacgcatttttaaAAGCGCTTGCATGTCCAAAGACAAGACACAGCATCAACAGACACAATAG
- the LOC126764907 gene encoding uncharacterized protein LOC126764907 isoform X2: MQQEIKVVRGQLQIAIEALADQKVVLNQLLQQRAEELPIQSKFPIKNEEQLISLNDQLNSENKNTYVKAMRSLLQPTGVLKNLRNISSDEIAMAFNVDGVQGKKSLKSFQNFYNALLDSIPLNDGNGTADEKLRKAIQLQKKRIFKSACMSKDKTQHQQTQ; encoded by the exons ATGCAACAGGAAATTAAGGTGGTTCGTG gtCAACTGCAAATAGCAATTGAAGCACTGGCCGATCAAAAAGTTGTCCTAAATCAACTTTTGCAACAGCGTGCAGAGGAGCTGCCTATCCAGTCCAAATTCCCCATAAAGAACGAAGAGCAGCTAATCAGTTTAAATGACCAGCTCAacagcgaaaacaaaaacacttat gTTAAAGCTATGAGATCGCTGCTGCAACCTACCGGCGTTTTGAAGAATTTACGAAATATTTCGAGCGATGAAATAGCAATGGCATTCAATGTCGATGGAGTGCAGGGCAAAAAGTCCTTAAAATcctttcaaaacttttataacGCACTACTGG actCCATTCCGTTAAATGATGGGAATGGTACTGCAGACGAAAAACTGCGTAAAGCAATACAGTTGcaaaaaaaacgcatttttaaAAGCGCTTGCATGTCCAAAGACAAGACACAGCATCAACAGACACAATAG